In one window of Lynx canadensis isolate LIC74 chromosome A3, mLynCan4.pri.v2, whole genome shotgun sequence DNA:
- the SNRPG gene encoding small nuclear ribonucleoprotein G translates to MSKAHPPELKKFMDKKLSLKLNGGRHVQGILRGFDPFMNLVIDECVEMATSGQQNNIGMVVIRGNSIIMLEALERV, encoded by the exons ATGAGCAAAGCTCACCCTCCCGAGTTGAAAAA ATTTATGGACAAGAAATTATCAT tgAAATTAAATGGTGGCAGACATGTCCAAGGAATATTGCGGGGGTTCGATCCCTTTATGAATCTTGTGATAGATGAATGTGTGGAGATGGCAACTAGTGGGCAACAGAACAATATTGGAATGGTG gtaattcgAGGAAATAGTATCATCATGTTAGAAGCCTTGGAACGAGTATAA
- the FAM136A gene encoding protein FAM136A, protein MAELQQLRVQEAVDSMVKSLERENIRKMQGLMFRCSANCCEDSQASMQQVHQCIERCHAPLAQAQALVTTELEKFQDRLARCTMHCNDKAKDSIDAGSKELQVKRQLESCVTKCVDDHMHLIPTMTKKMKESLLSIGK, encoded by the exons ATGGCGGAGCTGCAGCAGCTGCGGGTGCAGGAGGCAGTGGACTCCATGGTGAAGAgtctggagagagagaacatccgGAAGATGCAG ggCCTCATGTTCCGGTGCAGTGCCAACTGTTGTGAAGACAGCCAGGCGTCCATGCAGCAGGTGCACCAGTGCATTGAACGCTGCCATGCACCTCTGGCCCAAGCCCAGGCCCTGGTGACCACTGAGCTGGAGAAGTTCCAG GACCGCCTGGCCCGGTGCACCATGCATTGCAATGACAAAGCCAAAGATTCAATAGATGCGGGAAGTAAAGAGCTTCAGGTGAAGCGGCAGCTGGAGAGTTGTGTGACCAAGTGTGTGGATGACCACATGCACCTCATCCCGACCATGACCAAGAAGATGAAGGAGTCTCTCTTGTCCATTGGGAAATAG